AACAAAAATGAATAACTAACAACCCTTTTTCCCTCACCTCAACAGGTGAGGGGAACAACTGTTGAGGGGCTCAAGCAATGTCCTTCACCCCTAAATGTACCATTAGAGCTGCTGATGTGTTGAGTCACTCCCTGGTGTATTCAATGTGTATAACAGAAGAAGCTGCTTTTGCACTATGAGCCTGATGTAAAACTCAATTACTTTTCCATCACTCTGGGATGCCTCGCTTCCAGGACCTACAAATATCATTCTTTCCTGGTCTGTTCATGGAAACTTGTCTGAAAACTAATGCGATGAATATGTGACACAAGTTGTAGAAAACATTGGGCATATTCTTATAAAGTCCCTATCCCAGTGTTGACTgtaattacattattattacatatcatttagctgacgctcttaatccaaagcgacttacaattgctatactgtatatgtcagaggacgcacgcctctggagcaactaggggttaagtgtcttgctcagggacacattggttgatgtatcacagtgggaattgaacccagatctcccacaccaaaggcatgtgtcatatccactgcgccatcaccaccccattTGATGTGCTCTTGTTGTTCAGGACTCTTTccagacactgaagaaatgggTGAAAGAGCTTAAAGAACACGGTCCAGAGGACATTGTTGTAGCCATAGCAGGAAACAAGAATGATTTAGGAGACATcaggtgagtttttttttttcttagacGGTCATAGCTGTAAAGAAACTGCTTCTTATGGGTATTATGGTGATTATATTCAAGTTTAAGTGACACTATAACAACCACTAGACACTAGAAGTCTGTCCCGCatcagcacaaacacacacacatctctttATTATAAAACCATGAGCTTCTTACTTTTTTCTCTTGCTTATTTTCCCCCATAGATTTACTGTGGTCACAGTTATGACTCTTGTTTTCCTGTTAAGACTTTCAGCACAGCAAACTCTTACAGGTTTAGTGAACGAGCACAAACAATAAAGTCATCTTCTTATCTGTTATGTAACTCATGTCAAGTCCACTATGCTGAGAAAATCATATTGTGATCTTCAATTGCCTTGCAACTGTAGGAAGAATCTAACAGGGCTGACTGTAGAAACAAGCTGAGgctaaaggccgttttatggtcttccgtagaatcgacggcgtacccccgcagattagcctggatgccagccgaacttagccccgcccacaacatttgaggtcacattctgactagaatctgagtatgaccacgtcaggctacCCGCAGACCACTCTGCGTCTACGCCAgaccctacgctgtagcctgacgtgcacctctcaaaaaatgtaactacacgtcgcggccaCGCACGTCGCtcagccgtggcttggtagcgttgcatttcccctgactcatttcctggttctccttctccataaacaacatgaaatcaaggagagggttaacttttcctgctacagatttcccaccgtggtcagaaagcacaggggagacactttgtttctctcactatgactctagagcaggggtgtcaaactcaattttactaagggccacactggaaatgaCGATCACaataagggccagacatgttgaGTTTACTGACATGCTTTAAGTCAGTTAActttgtattattgcatgtctcatatagctttctcccatatagtttggtcgacataaaaccctaaaaaagtcagcaaaaaagtcattatagcCATTGTAGAATTTAGcaagtcatgaaaaacaaacattacatttttaaaagcagctacCACCCAGCTGACTCAccacaacctgtttcacagcctgaatattaaAAAACTCTCTgattctgagtctcaaagtcggcaaatctgtcAAATTCTGCACGGCAGTGTCGCATAATTACAgtatgaaaaacagtttcctcaTTTTATTGGTGTGGTGCACAACTAGTCGGGCCAACATTTGCTGTGAActgtaaattgatatgcgggccggatcaaaatttgcaagaggccggatttggcccccgggccttgagtttgacacatgtgctctAGAGTCAGAACTTGCTCCGAAGACaattgccgtcactctctcactttctccctcgctctatcacgcactccccacacacacacacacacacacacacacacacacacacacacacacacacacacacacacacacacacacacacacaccacacacacacacacatgctggcttgaggcacacaccaacgcacaagtaaacAAAGAGTTTCACGATTGACCCTCCGGAaaccacacccccccccctagCGTTCAGGCGGTGAAATGCACTGCGATGCAAAGAAACACGTTCAACCCCGgcgcagaactccgaaagggtcacgacgccgtagGAGCGACGGTGTAGCTACGCCGTGGAGTGTACGCACGACCATAAAACGGCCATTAAGCAGCAAAATCATTTGGTCTGTCACCggatacaatttattttgttgtttaccCTAAAGAGCTTcattaaagaaagaaattacCATACATTGTATTTTGTTTGACTACTGACAGCAGAGACACCTCCTAAACCTTGGTCAAGGTGGCCCAAGAAGACACTTGCTAGTATTGTCTTTAAGTGTTTTGGCTAAGGAGTGTTTTTTCTCtaccatttttaaatattgttcCTCCTGGCCACTGTATATTCTCTGTCTGCGagttaaatttaaaaacagaaaaactgtGACTTGTTTAGACATAGCTTTTTATGTTTGCTCTCTCTGTGGAAAGGGACACCACATTAAATAAAAGACAGGGAAATGTTTGTTTCAGGAATCTTCATGATGCATCATTTTGGTATAGTTGCATTTCTATCATGAAAAAACTCAACTGCTCTTCCATGTATCCAGCACTTTTCCAGAGCAAACTAGTTAGAGATTTAATGAATAAAAGATTATTTGATTTGCCATTGGACCCTTTTTTAAGTGTGAACCTACTCAAAACTTACTTTAGTGTGCTCTTTTACAGGGAAGTTCCTATGAAGGAAGCTAAGGAGTTTGCTGAATCAATTGCAGCTGTTTTCATCGAGACTAGTGCCCGAAATGCTGTCAATGTTGAGGAGCTCTTTCAGAAAATCAGTAGGTTTCATGTCTTTACTGTATGTTGCGTCTGtgttatgtgtgtctgtatgtactgtattattTTAAAAGTTAGCAGTAAAGAGGAAGATAAGTGCTACTGACTTAAAGGCTAGGGAAGCCGGAAGCTGTTTTTTATCGTGTGCCATGTAATCCCATATGGGATGGACAATTTAATGGTATGACACGAAAATAAAACGTTCATTAATTCttttaaatacaaacaaaatatgACTCATTTACTGTTCATGTTACTAAGGATGTTTGGCGTTTTTTTGTCAATGTGTTAGTCTATTTCTgctttcattttaatttcatttgaCAACTTTATAAGTCATGAATACAGTATGTTTCTGCCATAAAGTGGGGCGGACAAATTCcattatatttgtttttgaCAACTACaatgacatttattttaattaataacaTTTTAGTAGTACATCTTTTTATTCTGAACAACCATTTGAAGTTGgcatgttttggttttacagtatgtactgtattaaGAAAAGCGGTAGGCCTGGCATTGGGTTTTATGGCTGCTAGTAGTGGTCAATTCACCAAGATGCACTGCCAAATACATTGCAGAAGAAATAATACAACACTTTATACGCTTAAAATAGGTATATCTGCCATGGTACCTCTGTAAATGACCCTGTGCTGTGCGTTTAGGTAAACAGATCCCACCGCTGGAAAATCCTGAGGTGGAGAGCAACGAGTCCTTTAAACTCACCCGGCAGCCGGCTGTGTCCGCCAGGAGATGCTGCTAATAGTACCAACAGTGGCTGATGGGATTACTTCCTTCAGCACCAGGGACCCCACCAGCACAGCACATGGTCCACAATGCACACAGTGTCTTACTCCTGGAAATGACAAGAAAGTGGACAGACAGAGGTCAGCTTGCACGTGTGGTCAACTGCAACATGAAACAACAGTATTGTATAGGTTATTGCACATTTATTTCAATTAATTGTCGTAGTTTCAACTCTAGAAGTAGAAAGCCTTCATTTTGTCCCCCTCAGGTGGTGTTTTGCCTGAATTACATAAAGATTTATATCTGTGTGGTAATACTACACAGCTCATTACAAAGAGGCAGTTTTATCGCATTTTCCACAATAACTTTCAAATTCAGCACACATTAATAACAAGTGATCTAGCTGATGGGCTTTTTAAAGCCGGGTTTTAGCTGTTGATGCAactacattttcatttcaagaGTTAACTGCTCAGTAGATTTTTCATTGCACTGTGGCTCTTAAATGGCACACATTAAATGAAGGTTTTTGAATTAGTTTTTTTATGGAGCCTttgtgtacatgtatgtatcACTCTTGTATAGAAttagtagtattagtattagaATATTCTGAATAAGGTTGTTGCGATCAAACCTTAGACAAACATTCAGTTCTGTAGCTCAAATGCAGCGGCTTTACATTCCACTTCATCATGTGTTTTCACACACATTGACTGTATAAGGGTTTAACTGTAATGCTGCAGAATGTATAGCTTAGTGGCCTAAATTTAACTTACAATATGACACCCCCTGTTGAAACACTGTGACCAATACTATAATTGTTTACATGGTAATTTGCTAAGGATGTTTTCTACATACTGAAATGTATTGTCTGAGATTTCACTACAGGGAATGACTGTATACgacatgtatttttatttttattttttacctaaGAAGAGAAAAGACCTGCATGTATTTTACTCTAAACATGTCTAAAGCTGTTAGTTCCAAAAGGGTTGTATTCTATTTACTAACCAAACTGAAGGAACATAAAGTAATATAGCCCTAAACCAATCAATTTAGCTTGCAAAGAAAAAGTGGGAAAAGGGTAAAATAGTGCTTTGTTCAGTGTAAACTAAAATTATGTATATTTGCTGCTGTTTCTTTGGCAGTAGAGCCCTTGGATTTGTCACTTGAGATGTATAACAgcacttttgtatacatttaacATTGTTAATTTGAAGTCACTTTTTTGTAAGTGTTGAAACAGTTACAGAACTCTTAACTGCATTTTTTTGAAATATAAATGAGAGTTGGCTTGGATACAACAAGGTTTTCTTATGGAACAGTATTTCTGGTTCTACATGTCGATagcttaaaaaaacaagtttatGTTTGTACTTAAGTTAGTTAGTGCacattaaaaagtaatttaaaaatgtaccatTTTTACCAACATGTATGACAGGATAATGGAGTTCAATTCATAGTTTTTAATGCAATCATAGTCTAATTTTGCTCATATGTACTGTTCTCAATGTCACACCAAACTCCTTTCACAAATCTTCAAATGAATGTGGCCTTGCTTCCACTAAAATTTAATGCAGTGATTGGTTGAAATTGAAAGTTGAAATTGAATTAGGAGTTGTTTGGTGGGCCAGATGTGCAGTATGTCAAATTTACCACCAGATTGATAAAGATTTTCCAATGCAGTTTGGCATGATATTAACTCTATACAAGATATAATGACatataatttgttttattttttacaagagGTTACATGTTGACATGTATGATGAGATTTCCAAGTATATTCGTTGCCACACAAGTgccctttttatgtttttctaaaCAAATGTATGTGACATGGCTTAAAAGTGCTAGAATAATGCATGAATTATTTAATCTGTACAGACTAATTGTACGCATAATGTCAACTTTGAAATTGCCAATTATCTGCAGCCATTCTTTTACTGTAAGCCGTCATGCTTCCCTATATCCTCAATCAGATTAACTTTTGTATATTAATCAGTGTAATAAAGTATTGATTattctatttttctattttgtttttgtgttactTTTACCCAATAAGGATACAATATGTGTTTTGAAATGTCAAAGACACCAGAATGACAATATAGATTTATTGATTTTATGTCTAAAGTGCTGTCAGTAGATACCCGAAAGATGAGTGAGGTGAGAGAAGAGGGGACTCACTAACAAAAGGTCATGACTCGGATTAGCCCCATGACGTCACGTGGTAACATGGTATGCATCTGAACTGAGCCACCTTGACACCTCAGAAACCTAAACtccaagtgaaaaaaagtcaccgCAAACCACATTATGTGAGAACAATGTATCTTtttcattaaaattaatttttttttgctcacatcttaccACTTTCCCACGTCCTATTAGCTTTAACCCCAAAATAGGAACCATTCAACAAAtatgtatttgttatttttgcACGTTTAACGTGACCTTCTGAAAAGGTATAAGCAGCACAAACTACATGCAGAATGGAGCATTTCCAGAGAGTGCTATTCAGTACACTGCAGTGGATTAACCCCTAGGCAGCTtacagaggggagggggggggtctATACTTCTTGTCACTGCGATGGATTTAACCATAGCCACAGTTGTCAATGGTCTAAGTGGGATAATAATAGTTTAAATGGAGCAAACACACTgttccaaagcaacttccaactAAGTGCTTTCAAcatgaaggtacaaactccggacaacaagtagtaagtgcaagtacattagcttcaaataagccaaactacatatgaaagtgcagctttaaaaaaaaaaaaaaattattattatttcggAAGAGATATTTTTAGCTTTCAGcagaagatgtgtaggctttcggccttcctgatgtcaatggggagctcattccaccatttaggagccattttttaaatcaaattctACACCTAgatttacaaataataataataataatgttatatGTGATAATGTGTTGACcaccggtctcttgctcttatGAGAGGGTGAACTGAACTTATGGAACTCTCATTTTTGGTAAATATCAAAATCACATCTATATTTTATGCCTTTACAACTCAAGTTTTGTAATTAACAGAAAAGTTTTAGTTAATCTTGACTATGAAAGTAGAGTCTGACCAATAAAATGGCAGGCTGATATAAACTTAtcacagatacagtatattagTATTGGCATAAATGTCAGCCGACAAGAAATTGAGGTACAAAATTTCAAAGATATGTTTGAGATTGAAATTTAGAAATTTAGAAACATTGTTAGTGTACGTACTGTATTTTAtccaccagagagcactgacaagtttattttttaactgtagTGTATAATTATGTAATAATGCAATTTAAAGGATctttatcaaaaatataataatcataataataataataataaactattGTTTAcagcacttttcaaaacaaagtgctttacatggttAAGCCAGGATTAAAACATTTCAGGACTGCAATAAAATCACAAATGTTGTTGActaatgttatttttttgatGTAAATACATACAATAATATTGGCCAACATATCATTCATCACTCATCATTTTTTACTCTGAAATATCGATATCAACTgaagtctgacacacacactgacagtcaGGCTTTTTGAATTTAGCATTTCAAAAAgcattcctaaaaaaaaactatgtgaTACATACAATTTTAGTAATTCTGCCAGGAATGGCACTACTGCAATATAggaaacaaaaatatattatttgaaAAGTATATATTTTGAGGTTAGATTTTATTGTATGATTGTATAAGTTCTACAAAATGAATACTTTTAAGGGGATAGTTACCAAGTGTTGACAATGTGTTTTTAAGTGTTAAAAGTAACTGAAAGTGAAaggagaaaacaaaaagtccCACGTTTAGCCCAAGTGCTCGTGCACAAAATACCCTAATAGTGTGTATTTAAATCACAAACACAGACCACGTAACGTAGGTCAAATCAGGACTCGTCTAATTTTGTAAAGCGTTTTTCCTCCTAAGTATTTCAGTGTAACGTTACGCGCAGTATTACTGTACCATAATCACATCACATCAGTTGCTGAGCCACGAGGGCGCGCAACAGGGTTGTGCACTTGCGCGTTCAAGTATTTGTACCCACATGCTCGTTCGCAGAGCCAGTCAGCATTTGACTCAGTAGTGGCAGAGGGGATATAGGACTTCCACTTGTCAGTTAGCTATTCCCCGATACCGAAATCAAGTGCATCCCCTCAGCTAAGATGTCAAAGTTGGATCAGATTCTTATCCTTGACCCTCCCTCCGACCTCAAATTTAAAGGTAGGTAAATCAACATTTATTGACGTGTGAAATGTCCAGCAAGGAGTGGGTGAGAATTACCAGACTGAAACGATTTCACACTCCTTCAAGCTAATTTCGTTgctagcaagctagctagcattCACCGCCATTTTAAGTTAGCCATGGACAAGACGGCCCGCTGTATCCTCGCACTGTAGTGACGTGGATAGCCGGCGTGGCGTGCCTCTTGACCGCCTGCCATTCATTACCAGCTCACTGACAACACCTAGCAAAGAGGTGGAAGAATGTGGGACAACTGCCAGTGGTTGTTAATATGAATTAAAGTGAGCACATAACGCACCATGTTTGTCTTTATTAACATTAGCAACATGAGCTACTGACGTTATAGTGGTGTAACGTTAAGCAACAGCAAAGTATTCCCTGAAATGCTTAACGTTACCCATATATATAAAACAGTTGTTTAATAACAAAcagttgttttttatatatgtgtttAACGTTACCCCTCATAACCCGGACGTAATAAGGAAGGAAGCGACAAATTTGTCCAACCTGAGACACCTCTGGCAGACACTTTGTCATGTTAAACTAGCTAGTAATGTTAACCTTAACTGACTTGGTTAACTAACGTTAACAACCGACAGACACAATTTCAGCAACATTTAGCTCATGTTAGTTCGTTTCTCCTAACTCCATTAGTGACATATGTTAACAGACAACATTGTTATCACAACCCATTAATAGGAAACCAAAGTAATAACGTTACACACATTAGGTTAGCTACACCGATTGCTTGCCTGGCAATGAAAACGTTCATGATGTGTCAGTTAGCCGTTGGTTTATGTTAAGTAGCTAGGCTAGCATGAAACTTGCTAATGCAGAAGTTGTTTTCTAGCTATCTAACATTCTTAGCTACTCCAACAACAAACTGTCTTGTTTTGCATTTAGCAGACTTATCAACCATCTTCTATTGCTTCAGAAACTCGAACTAGATGTAGTTTGTGACATTTGTATGTTTTCAACTGTTGTTGCTGTTATGGATATCTCTTTCACACCATTAAACAGGGTTATCTGACCCATGTTCAATCCTTCTTTTGTAAATTACAACCAAGCCAGTCAACATGGGTTGATCCCTGGTTATGAAAAACCAGATATACCAGGGTTACAACTGGAGAGCAATTTATACTTACCTCAGGTGTTGAAAATGGGCAGGGGGTTTACATGTCATATTTAGTGGACAGCTAACATTGTTGcatactccagtccagctgtacTAGTGTTTTGTAGCCTACTGAAATTCCCCACTGTACATTATATACTAGAACATCACAATTATGAACACGGTTaacttttacataaaaaaatactgAACTGGTTTGACTTGTAATAGTATGATTACTTCATGTCAAACATAACATATCAAAACACAACCACAGTCTTGATGGGTTCGGAGGGTTTAATATTGCAGTAGCTATGTATGGTATACAAACACAGAAATGTCAGTGTTGTCACATGTATTGCCATTTAGTGGCTCTTccccatttatttttttattttttaaagattatttttttgggcttttccgcctttaatggataggacagctaggtgagaaaggggagagagagagggggaaggcatgcaggaaatcatcacaggtcggactcgaaccctggacctcttgAGTCGAagcataaatgtatgtattgtatgcaACAATTGCTATGATTGATGCAAAGCATTGAACAACATGATATCAAGACCCCATTAATTGTAACATTAATTCCATCATTTCTGCTGGTTATTGCGTTTCTTCGCTTGCCTGTCCTACCGGAGCTGGAGGAGAGCGTTATTATGGTAGCATACACTATTTTGTCCCTCACCGTACCGGTCATCTGCCGCTTAATTTCTTCCACACTGCCAGGAGCTCCTGCTCCACTCCTGTACGAAGTCTAGCCACATGTCCATGTTGTTGAAATCGTCAGTCGTTCACCTCCAATTTAGCTAGAAACATGCTGCCGCCATCGTTTGTTTATGAGCTACGCACGACTGTGCGCACCCATTTGCAATCTACAGAACTTGTCCGGTCCCAGTACTTCGTGACCCTGGTCGTGTGCCATTCACTTTAAAATCGACAACACGGGTTAACCCTTTCAAATACAAAGTCAACCCTGGTAGAGCCCTCTGTGTGAAAGGGGTATAAGTGAACATTACATGTGATTTAGATAACAGCTAACAATAAAACTGTATTGTGCTGATGTAAGTACAAATGTCAGTGTAGCTAGTCTGCCAAGGCCATGGTGTTGTAAAACAATCCCAGCAGTTGAACCATTTCTTGTATTTTTCCCACTTACTAGTCTCTTATC
This Sander lucioperca isolate FBNREF2018 chromosome 9, SLUC_FBN_1.2, whole genome shotgun sequence DNA region includes the following protein-coding sequences:
- the rab31 gene encoding ras-related protein Rab-31, whose protein sequence is MAIRELKVCLLGDTGVGKSSIVCRFVQDHFDHNISPTIGASFLTKTVPSGNELHKFLIWDTAGQERFHSLAPMYYRGSAAAVIVYDITKLDSFQTLKKWVKELKEHGPEDIVVAIAGNKNDLGDIREVPMKEAKEFAESIAAVFIETSARNAVNVEELFQKISKQIPPLENPEVESNESFKLTRQPAVSARRCC